A stretch of DNA from Acinetobacter sp. C26M:
TTCTGATTACCACACAGCATTATCTATATGCACTGTATCTGCGTGAAGACATTTCTAAACAACCTTTAAAACATCGCTTGCTATTGGGCTTTTTGCTGACTGATGAATTATTTGCGGTGAGTATTAAAAAGCAACAACACTATATTTATTATTTATTGGGTGCAGGAAGCTGTTTTTATCTGTGCTGGGTCTTATTTAGTATTTGTGGGGTGCTGCTTGCTGCATCAGTGCCGAATCTTGATCAATATCACTTGGACTTTTCGATTGTTGCGACTTTTATCGCCATTGTGATTCCGTTTATTAAAAACATAAATACTTTGGTCGGGGTAATAGTGTCCGTATTGTTAACATTGGTTTTTCTGAGTCTAGGCATTAAAAGTGCAGCCATCTTGGCAGGTGTAATTGGCATGTTGACCGCGACTTGTTTACAGAATCTACGGGAGCGTGCCGCATGAGTTGGTTT
This window harbors:
- a CDS encoding AzlC family ABC transporter permease, with the translated sequence MLSDSITDDRPITISRAFLNGVIKILPLCFAVLPWGLLAGSMAIQAGLSTGQAIGMSALVFAGAAQLMTLGLVMAGTPAFTIIISVFLITTQHYLYALYLREDISKQPLKHRLLLGFLLTDELFAVSIKKQQHYIYYLLGAGSCFYLCWVLFSICGVLLAASVPNLDQYHLDFSIVATFIAIVIPFIKNINTLVGVIVSVLLTLVFLSLGIKSAAILAGVIGMLTATCLQNLRERAA